In Bacillus cytotoxicus NVH 391-98, the following are encoded in one genomic region:
- a CDS encoding MFS transporter, translating to MDITNESKAKRYKTLLGSALGYAAEGLDMLLLSFVLVYILKEFHLTPVEGGNLTLATTIGMLIGSYLFGFIADLLGRIRTMAFTILLFSLATALIYFTTEYWQLLTLRFLVGMGVGGEFGIGMAIVTETWSKEMRAKATSVVALGWQFGVLVASLLPAFIVPHFGWRAVFLFGLIPALLAVYVRKSLSEPKIWEQKQLYKKELLQKERQGTLTAMEAEELQHMKKFPLRKLFSSKKVTMTTIGLIIMSFIQNFGYYGIFTWMPTILANKYNYTLAKASGWMFISTIGMLIGIATFGILADKIGRRKTFSLYYIGGTIYCLIYFFLFTDATLLLWGSALLGFFANGMMGGFGAILAENYPSEARSTAENFIFGTGRGLAGLGPVIIGLLATGGNLFGALSLVFIIYPLGLLTMFICVPETKGKELD from the coding sequence ATGGACATAACAAATGAATCAAAAGCAAAACGTTATAAAACATTGCTTGGCTCTGCATTAGGGTATGCAGCAGAGGGATTAGATATGCTACTTCTATCCTTCGTACTCGTTTACATTTTGAAAGAATTTCACTTAACACCAGTAGAAGGCGGAAACCTTACATTAGCAACAACTATTGGGATGCTAATTGGTTCCTATTTATTTGGATTTATCGCTGACTTATTGGGTCGCATTCGAACAATGGCTTTTACTATTTTATTATTTTCACTTGCAACTGCACTCATTTATTTCACAACAGAATATTGGCAATTATTAACACTTCGTTTTCTAGTAGGAATGGGTGTTGGTGGAGAATTTGGTATCGGAATGGCGATTGTAACAGAAACATGGTCTAAGGAAATGCGGGCAAAAGCAACTTCCGTTGTTGCACTTGGATGGCAGTTTGGAGTACTCGTTGCTTCACTCCTTCCAGCCTTTATCGTTCCACACTTCGGCTGGAGAGCTGTTTTCTTATTTGGTCTCATTCCAGCTTTACTTGCCGTATATGTTCGTAAAAGCTTAAGTGAACCGAAAATTTGGGAACAAAAACAACTATATAAAAAAGAATTGTTACAAAAAGAGCGCCAAGGAACTTTAACAGCTATGGAAGCAGAAGAGCTCCAACATATGAAGAAGTTTCCTTTACGTAAGCTATTTTCTAGTAAAAAAGTAACGATGACAACAATTGGACTTATTATTATGTCTTTCATCCAAAACTTTGGATACTATGGTATTTTTACATGGATGCCTACAATTTTGGCAAATAAATATAACTATACATTGGCAAAAGCAAGCGGCTGGATGTTCATTTCTACAATTGGAATGTTAATTGGAATCGCAACATTTGGCATTTTGGCTGATAAAATTGGACGCCGTAAAACATTTTCCCTTTACTATATAGGCGGTACTATATATTGTTTGATTTACTTTTTCCTCTTTACAGACGCAACATTATTACTGTGGGGAAGCGCCTTACTTGGTTTCTTTGCAAACGGCATGATGGGAGGATTCGGAGCAATATTAGCTGAAAACTATCCATCCGAAGCACGTTCCACAGCTGAAAACTTTATTTTCGGTACTGGACGCGGCTTAGCTGGATTGGGACCAGTTATTATTGGATTATTGGCGACAGGCGGTAATTTATTTGGTGCTCTATCCCTTGTCTTTATCATTTATCCACTAGGCCTTCTCACCATGTTTATATGCGTTCCTGAAACGAAAGGAAAAGAATTGGATTAA